In the Flagellimonas sp. MMG031 genome, one interval contains:
- a CDS encoding DUF4328 domain-containing protein has translation MTRSERLVSCKQCKNRYLDFNKGLLCNLTGKEADFEGECQDFEQDVSNTYIRKPKEAIRPNTNRALWAQYLIWAILGFSLFSLLSSYLQYDLLLKVQEGFYVSEHELTNNDLREGVVGIITIVLYVTSVILFIRWFRRAYYNLNSRGNTTYDEGWAAGSWFVPIINLFRPYQIMKEIDDENCRLIEKHSQKPISKSSILIGFWWAAWIIGGILGRYIFKSGLNAETLEELMASTQADMLGIVFDVPLSLLAIFTIREISKKEDLLFQLEEKSLEKTQA, from the coding sequence ATGACAAGATCTGAACGACTGGTTTCTTGCAAACAATGCAAAAACCGCTATCTCGACTTTAATAAAGGACTTCTATGTAACCTTACAGGCAAGGAAGCGGATTTTGAAGGAGAATGTCAAGACTTTGAACAAGATGTATCAAACACTTATATAAGAAAACCAAAAGAGGCCATAAGGCCCAATACCAATAGAGCGCTATGGGCGCAATACCTTATTTGGGCAATACTGGGTTTCAGTCTATTTTCTTTGTTATCCTCCTATCTTCAATATGACCTTTTGTTAAAAGTTCAAGAAGGTTTTTATGTATCTGAACATGAGCTAACCAATAATGATTTAAGGGAAGGAGTCGTAGGGATTATTACTATTGTTTTGTACGTAACCTCAGTTATTCTATTTATTAGATGGTTTCGAAGGGCATACTACAACTTAAATAGTAGAGGGAATACAACATATGACGAAGGTTGGGCCGCAGGCAGCTGGTTCGTTCCAATAATCAATCTATTTCGGCCATATCAAATTATGAAAGAAATCGATGATGAAAATTGCAGGCTTATTGAAAAACATTCACAAAAACCTATTTCGAAAAGCTCCATTCTCATAGGGTTTTGGTGGGCAGCTTGGATAATCGGAGGTATTTTGGGACGTTATATTTTCAAATCAGGTTTAAATGCAGAAACACTTGAAGAACTGATGGCCAGTACGCAAGCCGATATGCTAGGTATCGTATTTGACGTTCCGCTCTCTTTGCTGGCAATTTTTACTATAAGAGAAATATCCAAAAAAGAAGATCTTTTATTTCAACTAGAAGAAAAATCACTCGAAAAAACTCAAGCCTAG
- a CDS encoding DUF2237 domain-containing protein: MDKNVLGSSLISCCLEPKTGYYRDGFCKTGIDDTGKHVVCAIMTDEFLQFSKSKGNDLITPMPFYQFPGLKAGDKWCLCASRWKEAYLEGVAPPVVLEATHEKALKYVSFESLLEHKA, translated from the coding sequence ATGGATAAAAATGTACTTGGGTCATCATTGATTTCATGCTGTTTGGAACCCAAAACGGGTTATTATCGGGATGGATTTTGTAAAACGGGTATCGACGATACAGGAAAACACGTGGTGTGCGCCATTATGACGGATGAGTTTTTACAGTTCTCAAAAAGCAAAGGGAACGATTTGATAACACCCATGCCCTTTTATCAATTTCCAGGCTTGAAAGCTGGGGACAAATGGTGCCTCTGTGCCTCACGTTGGAAAGAGGCCTATTTGGAGGGAGTTGCGCCACCTGTGGTATTGGAAGCTACCCATGAGAAAGCGCTAAAATACGTTTCGTTCGAGTCGTTATTGGAGCATAAGGCGTAG
- a CDS encoding Ig-like domain-containing protein, with amino-acid sequence MERINLNQFSFIVALLAVFLITPAMLHAQKAAPVAADDSYTAGLNSTLNVAASNGLLQNDSDANGNATMSVQTTPVADVANGVLNLNSDGSFDYTPNAGFIGTDSFTYRVCDDGSPSEVVSRFDFDTPTITTATIGPNATSVNPNAAQTGCGIHFPTGSGGSTGFDIVVPNTSGIFNFTSFEVSFEYQDQESQADIVTAGNFRIYHFRPNEMGLEIDVVNSVTGLTETFTQDFGNFLSGNNPYSVAYNEATGEVTYTANGSSTVYAVAPPNSPLDSSLATDIIIGERMDGSGSSTPSLCSMEFVDNSVLCDEADVSLSVIATVITNRNITYRVNKN; translated from the coding sequence ATGGAAAGGATAAACCTCAATCAGTTTTCATTTATAGTAGCCCTTTTAGCTGTATTCCTTATAACTCCAGCTATGCTTCATGCCCAAAAAGCGGCACCTGTTGCAGCGGATGATAGCTACACGGCAGGACTTAACAGCACTTTGAACGTTGCAGCATCCAACGGTTTGCTTCAAAATGACTCAGATGCCAACGGAAATGCCACCATGAGTGTGCAAACTACGCCCGTGGCTGACGTAGCCAACGGTGTTTTGAACCTGAACAGCGATGGTAGTTTTGACTACACCCCAAATGCAGGTTTTATTGGAACAGATAGCTTTACCTATCGGGTTTGCGACGATGGTTCGCCAAGCGAAGTAGTTTCCCGCTTTGATTTTGATACTCCGACCATAACCACAGCTACCATTGGTCCCAACGCCACCTCTGTCAACCCAAATGCAGCACAAACAGGTTGTGGGATACATTTTCCTACCGGCTCAGGTGGATCAACAGGTTTTGATATTGTGGTGCCCAACACTTCAGGTATTTTTAATTTTACCAGTTTTGAAGTCTCCTTCGAATATCAAGATCAAGAAAGTCAAGCTGATATTGTTACCGCGGGTAATTTTAGAATCTATCACTTTAGGCCCAATGAGATGGGATTGGAAATTGACGTGGTCAACTCCGTAACCGGTCTTACGGAAACCTTTACCCAAGATTTTGGGAATTTTTTGAGCGGAAACAATCCGTATTCCGTAGCTTATAACGAAGCTACCGGGGAAGTAACCTACACAGCCAACGGAAGTTCCACAGTATATGCCGTAGCCCCTCCAAATTCTCCTTTGGACAGTAGTTTGGCCACAGATATTATTATCGGCGAACGCATGGATGGCTCTGGGTCCTCTACACCCTCACTCTGTAGCATGGAGTTTGTGGACAACAGTGTGCTTTGCGATGAAGCCGATGTCTCCCTCTCGGTAATAGCTACTGTAATCACCAACAGGAACATCACATACCGGGTGAATAAAAATTAG
- a CDS encoding DinB family protein — translation MSSTLEYWLSGSVPHVPALLQPAAHALLQSVREVKEYLAKFPEEQLWEKAYGRASVGFHLRHMTGVLDRLLTYAKQEPLTKEQFEFLKNEGNGEGAPTSEQLISALEDKVNEALIYFKTIPENTLTDERFVGRKKLPTTLIGLLFHAAEHSQRHVGQLLVTVSVVKGQ, via the coding sequence ATGTCCTCCACCTTGGAATATTGGTTAAGCGGTTCCGTACCCCATGTCCCTGCACTCTTACAGCCAGCAGCACATGCCTTGCTACAGTCCGTGCGGGAAGTAAAGGAATATTTGGCCAAGTTCCCGGAAGAGCAGCTTTGGGAAAAAGCCTATGGCAGGGCCTCGGTAGGATTCCACCTTAGGCACATGACCGGGGTACTGGACCGATTACTAACTTATGCCAAACAAGAGCCCTTGACGAAGGAACAGTTCGAATTCCTGAAAAATGAAGGGAATGGCGAAGGAGCACCTACCAGCGAACAATTGATTTCGGCATTGGAGGACAAAGTGAATGAAGCTTTGATCTATTTCAAGACCATTCCAGAAAACACCCTGACCGACGAACGTTTTGTGGGCCGCAAAAAGCTGCCCACAACGCTAATCGGATTGCTTTTCCATGCTGCCGAACATAGCCAACGTCATGTGGGTCAGTTGTTAGTGACGGTTAGCGTTGTAAAAGGTCAATAA
- a CDS encoding Gfo/Idh/MocA family oxidoreductase, producing the protein MNKREFIKKSSVGALGIMLAPSILKAGFPKDKLRTAHIGVGNMGMEDLKAVSSHEAVEVIALCDVDALNLSAAHKMHPGARIFFDYRVMLEEMGDEIDAVIVSTPDHTHAPASLMAMNMDKPVYCQKPLTHYVSESREMKRVAAEKGLVTQMGIQVHSFYDYKLATLLIQSGIIGKVHTVHAWSPKNWGYDGPLPEGEDPVPEQLDWNLWLGTSTKRPYKKDMYHPGNWRKLMDYGCGTLGDMGVHIFDTPYNALELDVPRTIMTECRPPNGFGFPEKNTVTYEFPGTKYTGKSLKWIWYDGPGAPEMHEDLMLPGMEMKKDNAAAQKSDGNSISLDAGVAGENELPEQGAMFVGTKGRLLLPHFMQLPKKIVRGKYVDISKEIAKVSEEHNLGEPIRNYGTEGPKHYHQFVDACLGKDTTTAPFDYAARLTETILLGTIAGRFPGETLHWDAETAQFKEEKANQFLAGDYRDF; encoded by the coding sequence ATGAACAAAAGAGAATTTATCAAAAAGAGTAGTGTGGGAGCACTGGGAATAATGTTGGCGCCTTCCATTCTTAAGGCAGGATTCCCCAAAGACAAACTAAGAACGGCACATATTGGCGTAGGAAATATGGGCATGGAGGACCTCAAGGCCGTATCCTCCCATGAAGCAGTTGAAGTTATCGCTCTTTGCGATGTGGATGCCCTCAACCTATCGGCTGCGCACAAAATGCATCCGGGCGCACGTATCTTTTTTGACTATCGTGTGATGTTGGAAGAAATGGGAGATGAAATCGATGCGGTCATCGTTTCCACGCCCGACCATACACACGCCCCTGCCTCATTGATGGCAATGAACATGGACAAGCCCGTGTACTGTCAAAAACCGCTCACCCACTATGTTTCCGAATCCAGGGAAATGAAACGGGTGGCCGCCGAGAAAGGTTTGGTGACGCAAATGGGGATTCAGGTGCACTCCTTTTACGATTATAAATTGGCCACACTTTTGATTCAGTCCGGAATCATCGGTAAAGTTCATACGGTACATGCATGGTCGCCCAAAAATTGGGGGTATGATGGACCATTGCCCGAAGGCGAAGATCCGGTTCCAGAGCAATTGGATTGGAACCTTTGGTTGGGCACTTCCACCAAACGACCTTACAAAAAGGACATGTACCACCCAGGAAACTGGAGAAAATTGATGGATTACGGCTGTGGTACCTTGGGCGACATGGGAGTCCATATTTTTGATACGCCTTACAATGCGTTGGAGCTTGATGTACCCAGAACCATTATGACGGAATGCCGCCCTCCCAACGGATTTGGTTTCCCGGAAAAGAATACGGTCACCTATGAATTCCCTGGCACCAAGTACACAGGAAAGTCCTTAAAATGGATTTGGTACGATGGCCCCGGTGCACCAGAAATGCACGAAGACCTGATGTTGCCCGGAATGGAAATGAAAAAAGACAACGCTGCTGCCCAAAAAAGTGACGGGAACAGTATCTCCTTGGACGCCGGAGTGGCAGGAGAAAACGAACTTCCAGAACAAGGGGCCATGTTTGTGGGAACCAAAGGCAGATTGTTGTTGCCCCACTTTATGCAATTGCCCAAAAAGATAGTGCGCGGTAAATATGTGGACATTTCCAAGGAGATTGCCAAAGTATCCGAGGAGCATAATTTGGGCGAACCCATCCGTAATTATGGCACAGAAGGACCAAAGCACTACCACCAGTTTGTGGATGCCTGCTTGGGCAAGGATACCACAACCGCACCTTTTGATTATGCCGCCCGTTTGACGGAAACCATTTTATTGGGAACCATTGCAGGGCGTTTCCCAGGAGAAACGCTTCATTGGGATGCGGAAACGGCGCAATTCAAGGAAGAAAAAGCCAATCAGTTTTTGGCTGGTGATTATCGGGACTTTTAA
- a CDS encoding DUF1080 domain-containing protein — translation MLKFLRLAAIFLALAACKDQSKQKEQSTPPETTTEQPEWVYLFDGTSLDGWRGYNMDSLPPGWTIKDSVLTFDTELGLEQDYTGGKDIIYGAEEFDNFELYLEWKIPEGANSGIFYHVKEGYDGPPEVSPEYQIIDDENYADIHDLTGYNSQFGAEHPELLQDWQKTGADYAMHTADESQKQLNPIGEWNSSKIVFTPEKVEHWLNGKKLLEFEPWSEDWKAKKNSGKWDNAPDYGKYKTGYIALQDHASPIWFRNIKIRKL, via the coding sequence ATGCTTAAATTTTTGAGGCTTGCCGCCATCTTTTTGGCGTTGGCCGCTTGCAAAGACCAATCCAAACAAAAAGAACAATCAACCCCTCCCGAAACAACCACAGAACAACCCGAATGGGTGTATTTGTTCGATGGCACCAGTTTGGACGGCTGGCGGGGCTATAACATGGACTCCCTCCCGCCTGGATGGACCATTAAGGACAGCGTACTTACGTTCGATACCGAATTGGGACTTGAACAGGATTATACCGGTGGCAAGGATATTATCTACGGCGCAGAAGAGTTTGACAATTTTGAGCTTTATCTGGAATGGAAAATCCCCGAAGGAGCCAACAGTGGCATTTTTTATCACGTTAAGGAAGGCTACGATGGCCCGCCGGAGGTATCGCCTGAATATCAGATCATCGATGATGAGAATTATGCCGATATCCACGATCTAACCGGGTACAACTCACAGTTTGGCGCCGAACATCCCGAACTCCTTCAAGATTGGCAAAAAACTGGAGCGGACTACGCCATGCATACGGCAGACGAATCGCAAAAGCAACTGAACCCCATTGGGGAATGGAATTCCTCAAAAATTGTGTTCACTCCAGAAAAAGTAGAGCATTGGCTCAACGGCAAAAAACTATTGGAGTTTGAGCCTTGGTCCGAAGACTGGAAAGCCAAAAAGAATTCAGGGAAATGGGACAACGCTCCCGATTATGGGAAATACAAAACGGGCTACATTGCCCTACAAGATCATGCGAGCCCAATTTGGTTCAGAAACATAAAAATTAGAAAACTATAA